In the genome of Drosophila kikkawai strain 14028-0561.14 chromosome 2R, DkikHiC1v2, whole genome shotgun sequence, the window GACTgacggtcaagtactccgggGGAGGAGTAGCTGGAATCCTCCCCCGGGTGGAACGACTGGCGGTCTTAGTACTCCGGGGGAGGAGTAGCTGAAATCTCCCCCGGATGGAACGACTGGCTCCCACCGGCACTGGAGGTCACCCCGTCCTCCAAGCGCTTCTGCCGGCACTGGAGGTCACCCCGTCCTCCAAACGCTTCTTCCGGCACTGGAGGCCACCTCGTGCTCCAGGTGTTCCCACCGGCACTGGAGGCCACCCCGTGCTCCGAGCGCTTCCGCCGGTACTGTAGTTCAACCCGTGCTCCCACCGGCACTGGAGGTCACCCCGTGCTCCAAGCGCTTCCACCGGCACTGGAGGCCACCTCGTGCTCCAGGTGTTCCCGCCGGCACTGGAGGCCACCCCGTGCTCCGAGCGCTTCCGCCGGCACTGGAGGCCACCTCGTGCTCCAGGTATTCCCACCGGCACTGGAGGCCACCCCTTGCTCCCACCGGCACTGGAGGTCACCCCGTCCTCCAAGCGCTTCTGCCGGCAATGGAGGTCACCCCGTCCTCCCACTGGCACTGGAGGTCACCCCGTCCTCCAAGCGCTTCTGCCGGCACTGGAGGCCACCTCGTGCTCCAGGTGTTCCCGCCGGCACTGGAGGTCACCCCGTGCTCCAAGCGCTTATGCCGGCACTGGAGGCCACCCCGTGCTCCAGGCGCTCCCACCGGCACTGGAGGCCACCCCGTGCTCCATGCGCTCCCACCGGCACTGGAGGTCACCCCGTGCTCCAAGCGCTTATGCCGGCACTGGAGGCCACCTCGTGCTCCAGGCGCTCCCACCGGCACTGGAGGCCACAGCGGGAGCCGGGCGGTTCTGTGCGTCCGtgtaagtatttttttaacccTTATATATTATCATCGATATAATTTAAGAACcacctttaaatttaaataaaaaatttggcggttaaattaatttattgactGTCCGATCTGGCAAATGGTGACCTAGTATTGCCAGactaatatttcaatttaaattcaaaattggcggttaaaataattttttattatttttttacactGATATATTATCAtcgatatattttaagaactaccttaaaatttaaattaaaaaattggcggttaaattaatttattgagtGTGACCGATCTGGCAaccttaatatttaaatggcgACACCAGTATTGCCAgactaatatttaaatttaaaatttggcgTTAAATTATAGTATTTTTACATCTCGATATATTAGTAATCGATATTTTTGAAGAAGtacctttaaattt includes:
- the LOC138928148 gene encoding uncharacterized protein, yielding MERLTVKYSGGGVAEISPGWNDWLPPALEVTPSSKRFCRHWRSPRPPNASSGTGGHLVLQVFPPALEATPCSERFRRYCSSTRAPTGTGGHPVLQALPPALEATSCSRCSRRHWRPPRAPSASAGTGGHLVLQVFPPALEATPCSHRHWRSPRPPSASAGNGGHPVLPLALEVTPSSKRFCRHWRPPRAPGVPAGTGGHPVLQALMPALEATPCSRRSHRHWRPPRAPCAPTGTGGHPVLQALMPALEATSCSRRSHRHWRPQREPGGSVRPSSPYIRRAAAVAKPVDC